The nucleotide window TCCTCCGCACTGTTGCGCAAACCCTCGACGAAGTGACGAGACCGACCGACTTGGTCGGCCGTTTCGGCGGTGAGGAATTCCTCGTTCTGTTGCCGGACATCGACGAAGAGGCGACGTGGGACGCGGCCGAGCGCATCCGCACGGCGATCGCCAAGCTGCACATAGTGACAACGGACAAGCGCGGCGACCCCGCGACGATCGCCGACCGCACGACGTCGATCGGCGTGGCCCGCCACCCCCGCCACGGGGACACGCTGGAGCGCCTGCTGCAGTCCGCCGACGCGGCGGTCTACCTGGCGAAGGAGAACGGCCGCGACCAGGTCTGTTTCGCCCCGGACACGGTCACCCGCCCAGCCGAACGGTGAGTTCGAGCTTGACGAGCACTTCGGCACAGGTCCCGGCTCCGGCGGGCTCCAGCCGCACCCGCTCCCCCCGGTAGCCGGCGGATTCGAGCCGCAGCACGCGGGCGCCGGGCGCCAGCCGCGGGTGACACCAGTGCCGGACGGTCCCGGCGTGCTCCCTGGCGAGAATCAGGTACTCGTGGCCGAGGTCGTCGGCGATCCGCCCGAGGCCGTTCCACCACAGGGCACGGAGGGTGAGGCCGTCGCGGTCCCGGAGGAGGTCGACGGGCGGATCGGCGTGCACGTCGACGAGGAAGCCGTGGTCGGTGACGCGGACCGAGCGGACTTGGAGGAAGGAACTGCCGCCGGGCGCTGCTGTGGTGGGCCGGCCGGGCCGGTCGGGCGGGTCACCGGTGGAGGCTGCGGGGCCCGGGGGCGAGCCGGTTGGGCCACCGGCGCCCGGCGCCGAGCCGGGCCGGCCATCCCCGCCGGTCACCGACTCCTCCGGCCAGGGCAGCAGCACCTCGCGCCCACAAACCCCACTCTCGGCCCGCGGCAACAACGCCGCCACCGCCAGCTCCGCGGCCAGCCGCCCGTCCTCGACCTCCGGCACGGCGCCGATTCCGCTCAGCTCCGCCGCCAGGATCCGGTACCCCCGCCTCTCCGCCCAGGCCAGCGCCGCCGCGCGCAAGCCGGGCTCCGTGGCCAGCCGCTCGTGGACCGGCCGCGCTCGGCGGACCCTGCTGTACCGCGCTGCCCGCACGAGCCGGGCCGCTTCCGGGCCGCTCGCCTCCGCGCCGAAGAACCCCGTCATCGCGCGGTCCAGCTCCCTCAGCTGTTCCGCCAGCACGACCCGGGCCACCGGCCCCGGATGAACCGCGGCCAGGTCCGGCGGCGCACAGTCCCGCAACGCGGCGGCCACCGCCCGCAGCTCCGGTGTGCCGGGCCTGCGCAGGCGGGCGCCGGGGGCGAGCCGGCGCAGGGCGCGCACCGTGTTCTCCACGGGCACGGCGAGCTCGGTCGAGCGCACTGCTGCCTCCTGGTCGCCGGCGGCGCCCCCTGTCCCCAGTCTCACCAGGGCCGCCCTGCCGCGGAAGGGAAGAACGGGCAGCCGTCCGGGCAGCCCTCCGGTTATCCCCATGTCGGCCGCCGAGCCGGGCTGGCACCCTTGAACCCATGCCGGCACCGACCCCTCCGCCACGCACCCGCCGACCCTGGTCGACGTCCGGGTGGCTGCTGCTGGTCCTGCTGGTCGTCTTCGCCTTCGGGCTGATCTCCTCCCGCCCGCCGTCGCCGCCCGACCAGGGGCCGCCGACCGGTGACGTGCTGGCCGCGCAGAACGCCATCGAGGCGCTGGTCCACCCCGGCCCGCACGCCGACGCGCTCGCGCGGCTGCCGAAGGACTTCACCGCGCTCAGCGGCGTCACCCCGGGTGCCATGCCGGCGCGTGACGGCACGGTCCGCGCCGTCCACGTCGACGGCGGCTGCTCCACGCCGTGGGGCGACGACAACACGAAGTGGGACTACGCCGTGCCGTGCAAGGCCCACGACCTCGGCTACGACCTGCTCCGGTACGCCGACCGCAAGGGCCACCCGCTCGGCCCGGAGGTCCGGGAGGCACTGGACGACCGGCTGTCCTACGACATGCACCACGCCTGCGACCTCAACCCGATGAACTCGGCGCTCACCTGCCGGGTCGTCGCCTCGCTCTACTCGGCCGGGCTGGTCGTCAACTCGTGGCACCAGCGCTGGGGCCCGCCGGTCGGCGACCCGATCGGCCCGATGGTCGCCGGGGTGCTGGTGATCGGCTGCCTGCTCGTCTTCCGGCTGCGCGGCTGGCTGCGGGCGCGCCGGGAGCCGCGGGCGCCGGTGCCCGTCGCCGACCCCGCCGAGGTCAGCCGGTGGGCCCTGCTCGGCGCCGGCGGCGTCGTCCTGCTGCTGCTCGGCGAGTCGCTGACGGCACTGGCGCACTGGGCAGGCGCGCCCGAGCCCGCGCTGTGGCCGCTGACGTGGCTCGCCCAGCTCGCCCCGCTCATCTACTTCGCCGGCGGGCACGCCAACGCGGCAGGCTGGCGCGCCGAACAGGACGCCGGTGGCGGCTACCGCCACTACCTGGCCGAACGCGCGAGCCCGCTGCTGCGGCCGGCGTTGATCTTCGCCGTCGTCGCGCTGCTGACGCCGCTCGCGCTCGAACTGCTCGGCAGCCCGGCGGGCACCACGGCCACCGTGATGCGGATCGCGCTGCACCCGCTCTGGCTGCTCGGCGTCTACCTGCTGACGATCGTCTGCGCGCCCCCGCTGCTGGCCCTGCACCGCCGGGCCCCGGTGAGCGCCGTCGCCGGCCTGCTCGCCCTGGCCGGCGGCGGGGAACTGACCGCGAGCTTGTCCGGCTCGCCGCTTCCCCGCTACGCGGCGACGTTCGCCATCGCCCTGCTCGCCCAGCAGCTCGCCTTCGCGCACGCCGACGGCGTCCGCCCGTCGCGGCGGCTGCTCGCCGCGGCCACCGCGGCCGGGGTCGCGGGGCTGGCCGGGATGAGCGTCCTGCGGGACGGGCCACCCGTCCTGCTCGGCAGCCCGGGCGCGCCCGCCGCGTTCTCCGCGCCGCCGTGGGGCGTGCTGCTGCTCGGCCTGGTCCAGCTCGGCGTGCTCGGGCTGCTGGCCCGCCCGCTCGGCAGGCTCGGCGATCGCCAGGGCCTCGCCCGGGCGTGCCGGTTCGTGCTCCGCGCGCCGATGAGCCTCTACCTGGCGTTCCTCGCCGGGATGCTGCTGCTGGTCGCCGTCGTCTACCTGCCCGGCCGGATCGCCGACGGCCTCAGCTGGCTGATCCGCCCGCGCACGCTGGTCGCGGTCGGGCTGCTCGCGGTGCCCGCGACGCTGGTGTTCTGGTGGTTCGAGCGGCACGCCCACGGCGTCCGGCAGCCCCGCGCGGCCGAGCACCCCGGCCGCCGGACGGCGGTGCTCACCCGGGCCGCGGCCGGGCTCGGGATCGGCTACGCGACGCTGGGCGTGTTCGGCTTCGCGCTGACCCGCTTCGGCGGGGTGGCCGCCGACGCCGACCTGCTCGGCCTGCGGCTCGACCCGATCCAGAGCCTGGTGCACCTGCTGCTCGGGGTCTTCCTGCTGCACACGATCCGGATCGGGGCCGGCGCGGCGACGGGCACGTGGCTGGCGACCGCGCTCGCCTGCGCGCCTTCGCTGCTGTTCGCCGCCGACGGCGCCAGGCCCGGCTTCCTCGGCGTCACGCTCCACGCGGTGACGGCCGCGTTTGCCCTGCTCGCGGCCGCGGGTACGCTCCTGCCGGCTCGGCCACCGGCGAATGCGACGTCCTGACCAGGCGAAACCGTCGAACATGCGGGAAACTGGGTGGTGCATGACACATTCGTGGGGGGATGTGTAACGCTACGGCAACCCGGGGCAGGCACCATGCGTCCCATCCCTGAGCACCACCCGATCGATGGAGTGAGGAGTCGCCCGCGTGGACCATCCGCCTCGGAACGGGCAAGGCGGCCGCCGCCCCGCCCGGCCCTGGCCGGACGAGCCAGGCCGGGACGACGCACGGCGCGGCACCCCGCCGCCGCGCCGCCCCGCACCGCGCCGCGAGCCGGCGGACGCCCGCCGCGCGGCCCCGCCGCCGGCCCGCCGCCCGCAGGCCCGGCCCGCCCCGCGCGCCCGCCGCAACTCCTTCCGCGGCGCGAAGATCGCGCTGGCCGTCGTCTCGCTGCTGGTGATGGGCCTGACCGGGTACGCATGGGCGGCCATGCAGGGCCTGGTCAACGGGCTCAACTACACGAACGTGATCAGTGAGGGCGGCGGTGGCGACAAGCCCGCCGACGGCGCCCGCGACATCCTGCTGGTCGGCCTCGACAGCCGCACCGACGCCCAGGGCAACCCCCTGCCGCGCGAGGTGCTCGACGAGCTGCGCGCCGGCGACGCCGACGGCGAGCTCAACACCGACTCGCTGATCTTCGTGCACATCCCGAACGACGGCAGCAAGGCCGTCGCGATGTCCCTGCCGCGCGACTCCTACGTCGACATCCCCGGCTACGGCAAGCACAAGATCAACTCCGCCTACGCGCGAGCGATGCTGGCGGCCCGCAAGGACCTGCAGAAGCAGGGCGTCACCGACCCGAAGGAACTCGACGTCAAGGCCAACCAGGCCGGCGCGAAGGAGCTCATCGAGACCGTCGAGAAGCTCACCGGGTCGACCATCGACAACTACGCCGCGGTCAACCTGCTCGGCTTCAGCGAGATCACCAAGGCCATCGGCGGCGTCGACGTCTGCCTGAACAACAACGTCAAGGACCAGTACTCCGGCGCGAACTTCACCAAGGGCCAGCACACGATCTCCGGCGTCGAGGCCCTCGAGTTCGTCCGGCAGCGCCACGGCCTGCCGAACGGCGACCTCGACCGCGTCGTGCGCCAGCAGGTGTTCATGGCCGGCATGGCGCGCAAGGTGCTCTCGGCGGGCACACTGACCAACCCGGGCAAGCTCAACGACCTGATCGAGGCGATCAAGAAGTCGGTCGTGCTCAACCAGAACTGGGACATCTTCGGGTTCGCCCAGCAGATGAAGGGTCTGACCGGCGGCCAGCTCGAGTTCCGCACCATCCCGGTGAAGAACGTCGAGTACCGGACGCCCGACGACGGCGTCGCCATCCAGGTCGACCCCGCCGAGGTGAAGCAGTTCGTGCAGGGGCTCACCGGGCCGCCGCCGGGCGAGTCGGCGCCGCCCGCCCAGCAGGCCGACCCCGCCAACAAGGCGACCACGGTCGACGTCCGCAACGCCTCCGGCCGCACCGGTCTCGCCGCGAACGTCGCCAAGACCCTCGAGGCCAAGGGCTTCACCTCCGGCGAGACGGCCAACGCGACCGCGCGCAAGACCACGGTGATCTGGGTGCCGAAGGGCGGCAAGGACAAGGGCGAGGCCGTCGCGGAGGCGCTGGGCGGCTCGCCGACCGTCCAGGAGGACAAGAGCGTCCAGTCCGGGCACGTGATGGTCTTCCTCGGCGCCGACTACGAGGGCACGAGCGCCAACGCCGGCTCGGGCGCCGGTGCCACGGGGGCGACGTCGCAGGCCACGGTCCCTCCGCCGGCCGCGAACGACGCCGAGAAGCCGATCACCGCCGAGGGCGTTCCCTGCGTGAACTGAGCCGGTCGCCGGGTCCCGTTAACCCGTTCGGCCTAACTCGCGCAATCGGTATCAAAGACATGCCCGAAATCGCGTAAGGGCGCGGCCCCAGCGCACTTACATACACGTGAGGGTGCACCTGCACGGGAATTATCACGCCCGTGCGGTGCCGCGGGAGCGCACGGCAGGGGACATTGATGTGCTGATCGACGCTGAGGAGTACCAGCGGATCCTCGGAGACGAGCTCCGCAAGCTCCGGCGCAGCCGAGGGTGGACGCGCAAGGAGCTGAACCAGCACTTGCAGAGCGAGATCTCGCTGCAGACGCTGGCCACCTACGAGCTGGGCACCAGACAGTGCTCCGTCGTGCGCCTGGTCGAGCTGTGCGTCGCGATGGACGAACTGCCCCAGGACCTGCTGGCCAAGGTGCACCGCCGGGTCT belongs to Amycolatopsis tolypomycina and includes:
- a CDS encoding helix-turn-helix domain-containing protein codes for the protein MLIDAEEYQRILGDELRKLRRSRGWTRKELNQHLQSEISLQTLATYELGTRQCSVVRLVELCVAMDELPQDLLAKVHRRVFVDEPGRVRVDLRKVVADAPPDLLPLRRWAEDRLRQAGEQGGGEVALDLPALERMAELCSLPTVDLIARLRRYTSR
- a CDS encoding phospholipase A2 gives rise to the protein MPAPTPPPRTRRPWSTSGWLLLVLLVVFAFGLISSRPPSPPDQGPPTGDVLAAQNAIEALVHPGPHADALARLPKDFTALSGVTPGAMPARDGTVRAVHVDGGCSTPWGDDNTKWDYAVPCKAHDLGYDLLRYADRKGHPLGPEVREALDDRLSYDMHHACDLNPMNSALTCRVVASLYSAGLVVNSWHQRWGPPVGDPIGPMVAGVLVIGCLLVFRLRGWLRARREPRAPVPVADPAEVSRWALLGAGGVVLLLLGESLTALAHWAGAPEPALWPLTWLAQLAPLIYFAGGHANAAGWRAEQDAGGGYRHYLAERASPLLRPALIFAVVALLTPLALELLGSPAGTTATVMRIALHPLWLLGVYLLTIVCAPPLLALHRRAPVSAVAGLLALAGGGELTASLSGSPLPRYAATFAIALLAQQLAFAHADGVRPSRRLLAAATAAGVAGLAGMSVLRDGPPVLLGSPGAPAAFSAPPWGVLLLGLVQLGVLGLLARPLGRLGDRQGLARACRFVLRAPMSLYLAFLAGMLLLVAVVYLPGRIADGLSWLIRPRTLVAVGLLAVPATLVFWWFERHAHGVRQPRAAEHPGRRTAVLTRAAAGLGIGYATLGVFGFALTRFGGVAADADLLGLRLDPIQSLVHLLLGVFLLHTIRIGAGAATGTWLATALACAPSLLFAADGARPGFLGVTLHAVTAAFALLAAAGTLLPARPPANATS
- a CDS encoding LCP family protein — translated: MDHPPRNGQGGRRPARPWPDEPGRDDARRGTPPPRRPAPRREPADARRAAPPPARRPQARPAPRARRNSFRGAKIALAVVSLLVMGLTGYAWAAMQGLVNGLNYTNVISEGGGGDKPADGARDILLVGLDSRTDAQGNPLPREVLDELRAGDADGELNTDSLIFVHIPNDGSKAVAMSLPRDSYVDIPGYGKHKINSAYARAMLAARKDLQKQGVTDPKELDVKANQAGAKELIETVEKLTGSTIDNYAAVNLLGFSEITKAIGGVDVCLNNNVKDQYSGANFTKGQHTISGVEALEFVRQRHGLPNGDLDRVVRQQVFMAGMARKVLSAGTLTNPGKLNDLIEAIKKSVVLNQNWDIFGFAQQMKGLTGGQLEFRTIPVKNVEYRTPDDGVAIQVDPAEVKQFVQGLTGPPPGESAPPAQQADPANKATTVDVRNASGRTGLAANVAKTLEAKGFTSGETANATARKTTVIWVPKGGKDKGEAVAEALGGSPTVQEDKSVQSGHVMVFLGADYEGTSANAGSGAGATGATSQATVPPPAANDAEKPITAEGVPCVN